In Haloarcula limicola, the genomic stretch CGCGCAGTCGCTCGGCGCGTTCGACCTCGCCGACTTCGCCATCCTCACCGAACTGGTCGGACTGACGGGCTACGTCCCCGAGGTGCTCTTCGGCTTCTTCATCTTCCTCGGCGGCGGGATGTTCCCCTGGCCGCTCCTCTTCGCGGCGCTCAAGGAGTACCTGCCCGGCCGAACCGACCCCGTCTCCGGGGCCTTCTTCGGCGCGGCGATGTGGACCGGGTTCGTCCTGGCCTTCTACACCGGCCAGACCGGGCTCTCGCTGGTGCTGTACGCCGTGCTGACCCTCGTCGCCCACGTCGTCTACGGGATGGGACTCGGAGCCGTCTTCAACTACTTCGCCACGCGACCCGACTCGATCGTCTGAGTCGTCGCTTCGAGAAAGCGCGTTCGATTCGACGCCGAACGGCAGCGTCGTACGGAGAAGCGCCCGTTACTCGGCCGTCTCGTTCGCAGTCGTTGTCGCGTCGGCCGTCGCCGTCTCGTTGCCGGTGGCTGTCTCGTTTACCGTACCGGTTTCGTTCACGGTGGCCGTCTCGTTCTCGGACCCGGTCTCGGATTCGACGGTCTCCGTTCCCTCGACGGTTCCGGTACTCGTCTCGTCGGCCGCCGTTCCGGTCGTTTCGTCGTCGCCCTCTTCGGTTCCGGTACTCTCCTCCTGGGAGGAGCCGCCGCTACACCCGGCGATGGCGACAGTCGCTGCACCTGCTGCGGTACTGACGAAGCGTCGTCGCGAGATTCCGTTGTCGCTAGACATACGCCGTCCTGTTTTTCCCAGCGCGTATTAAATCGAATTTATGCTCAAAGAGCGACAGTACATAGTGCTATTTACCATTATATATTCGAACTGAGGATTACGCGTTGCGGAGCCGGAGCGCCGCGGACCGCTACGCTGTGCCCTCGCGCGCACACCGCACACGCTTGCAGCCGGCGACGTGGACCGACGCCGAGCGCGTCGAGATCGACTTCGCGCTCCTCCCAGTCGGGAGCACCGAACAGCACGGCCCGCACGCGCCGCTGGGACACGTTTCGCGATTACGCCCGCGAGACGGTCGCCAGTCTCGCCCACCACGGCTGGGACCGCGTCGTCAACGGCCACGGCGGGCCACTAGAGACGAGCCTGTCCGACACAGCCGTCTCGAACTCGTCCGCGAGGACCGGGCCGACGAAGCCGCAGACGGCGCTGCCGACGGCTGGGACGAGTGGGTCAGCGGCGTGAACCTGACCGACGACGCCGCGGAGTTCAGCGAGAACGGGACCGTCGGTGACCCGCGCGAGGGCGGGCCAGAACGGGGGGCGCGACTGCTGGACGAAGCGAGCGCTGCGCTCGTCGAACTGCTCGACCGGGTGGCGACCCGCGAGCGGTGAGGGCGATCTAGGCCTCGGCCTCCTCCGCGTCGCCGTCCGCGTCCGTGTCGGCGTCGGATTCGGACTCGGACTCCTCTTCCGCTTCCTCCTCGCCGAAGTCTTCGAGCGTGCTCCGCAGCTGCGGGACGGTCGACGTGAGGTCGCCGACCTGCTCGCGCGCGCCCTCGACGTCCTCGATGAGGTCTTCGATCTCCTCGATGGCCTCGGCGAGGTCGTCGGCGTCCTCGAAGGCGTCGGCGCGTTCGCCCATCGTGTACCACTTCTTGGCGTCCCGCAGGTGGTCCTCGGCGTCGCCCACGTCGAGCGCGTCCTTCAGCGCGTTGAGCGCGCCGAGCGTGTTGTCGGCGTCGAGTTCCCACACGTCGTCGCCCTCGGGGAGCGCCTCGCGCGCTTCCCCCAGCGAGGCCTCGACGTCCGTACGCATCTCGTCGGCCGCGTCGGCGAACAGTTCGTCGTCGTCCAGACTCGTCTGACTCATACCGACCCGTTGGCGCGGTGACGGGTTAAAAGCCCGCCTGAAAGTGAAAGTGTAATCGCCGGACTGCAGTGGTCAGGAAAATCGGAAACCGAAACTGAAGGTGTTACAGGGATCTTCCCCGCTACCGCACGTCTCGCGACGGCCGAGACGGGGAAGCGAGCGCGAACCAACGTTTATCCACGTCGCACCGCTAGCTTTGCGGATGGGACTCTTCAGCGACGTCGGCCGGACGGTCGAGAAGACGAAACGGGCGTTCACCGATAACAAGCGGGCGGAGTACGTCTGTCTCGACTGCGAAGAATCGCTCGACGAGAACTACGAGTACTGTCCTCGATGCGGCGAGGATTCCGTCGAACCCGCCGCGTAACCCCGCCTCGCCGTCCGCCGTTCTCGGTTGTTGTAGCGGCTGTGACTGCGATGGGGCAGTCGATCGCCGCTGATCACACGCCAACCAGCGCTGTCATCGCGGATTTCGATAGCGCGAAGCCGCGCCCTTAGCTTCGGATGTCTTCGCGGACCGCCGGGATGGGGTCCAGCGTCTCGTCGATGTCGCCGAGCACCAACATGGCGTAGTAGCGGAGGAACGCCACCAGCGGGACGTTGATCAGGAGACCGACGACGAACAGCAACAGCAGGAACAGGACCCCGACGACCCCGGCGAGGATGCCGGCGGCGAGGCCCTGTCCGAGCGCGAACCAGACGACCAAGCCGACGACGAAGAACGGGATCCCCAGCGCGACGAAGGCGACCGCGCCGAGGACCGCGCCGACGATGCCGACGCCGATGCCGAGGACCACCGA encodes the following:
- a CDS encoding DUF6789 family protein, which gives rise to MADTSSGVEDPMNGESVSDSEEFDNLRGILADGVVGAAGGLVGTAMMTVVFLIAQSLGAFDLADFAILTELVGLTGYVPEVLFGFFIFLGGGMFPWPLLFAALKEYLPGRTDPVSGAFFGAAMWTGFVLAFYTGQTGLSLVLYAVLTLVAHVVYGMGLGAVFNYFATRPDSIV
- a CDS encoding DUF5790 family protein, coding for MSQTSLDDDELFADAADEMRTDVEASLGEAREALPEGDDVWELDADNTLGALNALKDALDVGDAEDHLRDAKKWYTMGERADAFEDADDLAEAIEEIEDLIEDVEGAREQVGDLTSTVPQLRSTLEDFGEEEAEEESESESDADTDADGDAEEAEA